In a genomic window of Myotis daubentonii chromosome X, mMyoDau2.1, whole genome shotgun sequence:
- the LOC132224087 gene encoding procathepsin L-like has protein sequence MDNAFQYVTSKSNGGLDSEESCPYHAKVGPCRYRPEDSVANDTGFMDIPEQESALMKAVATVGPISGAIDASHLSFRFYEDGIYHEWHCSSVDLDQTADLDHGILVVGYGFEGEESSNNKYGIVKNSWGKARGKNGYIKMANDRNNH, from the exons ATGGATAATGCCTTCCAGTATGTTACTAGCAAGTCCAATGGAGGCCTGGACTCAGAGGAGTCCTGTCCATATCATGCAAAGGTTGGACCCTGCAGATACAGGCCCGAGGATTCTGTTGCCAATGACACTGGCTTCATGGACATCCCTGAGCAGGAGAGTGCCCTCATGAAGGCAGTGGCAACCGTGGGACCCATCTCTGGTGCTATAGATGCAAGCCATCTTAGCTTCCGGTTCTATGAAGATGGCATTTATCATGAGTGGCACTGCAGCAGTGtggatctagatca aaccgctgatctagatcaTGGCATTCTGGTGGTTGGCTATGGCTTTGAAGGAGAAGAATCAAGTAACAATAAATATGGAATTGTCAAGAACAGCTGGGGGAAAGCTAGGGGCAAGAATGGCTACATAAAGATGGCCAACGACCGGAACAACCACTAG